A single Campylobacter hyointestinalis subsp. hyointestinalis DNA region contains:
- a CDS encoding nitrous oxide reductase accessory protein NosL — translation MKKIIFFILCFGLALGANLKDSEFFKDVNSTCPIKFIDVFSHPDWISVLEYKNGEKVLFSSVKPMFHYFYVSSYKHISPLKKMYVTDFKTKNLIDASDAFYVFGSRIVSASGDDLIPFSSMEDAKEFMDKNSGHKILKFNEITKKLIDYLD, via the coding sequence ATGAAAAAAATTATATTTTTTATATTATGTTTTGGTTTGGCTTTGGGTGCAAATTTAAAAGACAGCGAATTTTTTAAAGACGTAAATTCTACTTGTCCTATTAAATTTATAGATGTATTTTCTCATCCTGATTGGATATCTGTTTTGGAGTATAAAAATGGTGAGAAAGTTCTTTTTAGCTCAGTCAAACCTATGTTTCATTATTTTTACGTTAGCTCATATAAGCACATCTCACCGCTTAAAAAGATGTACGTTACGGACTTTAAAACAAAAAATTTAATAGATGCGAGTGATGCTTTTTATGTTTTTGGTAGTCGCATAGTAAGTGCTAGTGGAGATGATCTAATACCGTTTTCAAGTATGGAAGATGCTAAAGAATTTATGGATAAAAACTCAGGACATAAGATACTGAAATTCAATGAGATAACAAAAAAATTGATCGATTATTTAGACTAA
- a CDS encoding ABC transporter permease: protein MKNLLLIAKIDIKESFRSKWFLLYLFAFAGLIATFFVTGVVDSRVAGFSGLTRMLLLFIQICIIILPIFILITTVRSISSDREAGALEYLLSFPLSLKEYYFGKALGRAFTVFLPMLLALVLSLFIAIFKGATIPWDVFFYYTLLLLVLSFVFLSFGFLISSLIKSSELGLGFSFLFWLFLLAFLDLALIGLMMQSSVNENIIYIISLANPVQIFRIAAISLFDPNLAVIGPAAYFILDGFGRVSFLIYSVIYPIILGSICFICGYLWFCKKDLV from the coding sequence ATGAAAAATCTACTTTTGATAGCAAAGATCGACATAAAAGAGTCGTTTCGTTCTAAATGGTTCTTGCTTTATTTATTTGCTTTTGCAGGGCTTATAGCTACGTTTTTTGTAACAGGGGTAGTAGATAGTAGGGTTGCTGGATTTAGTGGGCTTACTAGAATGCTTTTGCTTTTTATCCAAATTTGCATTATCATTTTACCTATATTTATCCTTATAACAACAGTTAGAAGCATAAGTTCTGATAGAGAAGCTGGTGCTCTTGAGTATCTGCTTAGTTTTCCTTTGTCACTAAAAGAGTATTATTTTGGTAAGGCTTTAGGTAGGGCTTTTACGGTATTTTTACCTATGCTTTTGGCTTTGGTTTTATCGCTTTTTATAGCAATATTTAAAGGCGCTACTATCCCTTGGGATGTGTTTTTTTACTATACGTTGTTGCTTTTGGTTTTGTCTTTTGTATTTTTATCGTTTGGTTTTTTGATATCAAGCCTTATAAAAAGCAGCGAACTTGGTCTTGGATTCTCTTTTTTGTTTTGGTTATTTTTGTTGGCGTTTTTAGATCTTGCTCTTATAGGGCTTATGATGCAAAGTTCTGTAAATGAAAATATCATATATATCATATCTTTAGCAAATCCTGTGCAAATTTTTAGGATAGCGGCGATTAGCTTGTTTGATCCAAATTTGGCTGTTATCGGACCGGCTGCGTATTTTATACTCGATGGTTTTGGAAGAGTCAGCTTTTTGATTTATTCTGTGATTTATCCTATAATACTCGGAAGTATTTGTTTTATTTGCGGATATTTATGGTTTTGTAAAAAGGATTTGGTATGA